gatcCTACTGTATGAGGATCACAAGAGAGTTACTTTAGATCCGAAgatacaaataggttgaaagtgaaaatggaaaaagatactccatgcaaacagtaaccaaaaaaAGAACTGAGGTGGCCATATCAATATTAGATTTAATGAAAGGCATGAATTCTCAAAGAGGGACCAAGaagaataagtaaaaataaagccaCACCTAGACATGTCATAGAGGCACAGCTGATCATtagagacaaaggaaaacaaaatcaaaccaaaagaaaagacaatttaccttaaaaaagaaagctcaaaCTATTAGACTAACTTCATATTTTTCAACAGCAAAGAAAGTGGCCAGAAAACAATGGAATAATTTCTTTAAAGGGCTGAGGTGGAAAGAGTAAAAGACAcaattagacaaagaaaaaaaaattttcctttcacCGACCCTCACTGAAGGAACTACTAAAAGacttcaggaagaaggaaattaAACCCAAAAGAAATGTTTGCAGTGTAAAAAAGGAGCAGTAAATAAAGAACCTAGTAAGCTTGTGGATTGACTTAAATAAACATTAAGACAGAGGttgcttggtttttaaaaatatattaatagctTAATTGGGGGGAGAGAACACTAAAACAAGGTGGAACTAAAGCAGTAGCAACACGATAACATGTAAGACCACAGTGGTGGTATATGATAAGAAATAAAAGTCCTTTATTGGGAGTGGTGGTAGGGGGATTTGGtaataatattaacattaatatattaaaacCGAATACTATTTTACTAAAGAACAGAATTCCAGCATATACATAACATCAAACCTGTTGAGGGGAAAGggtgaaaagagaataaagagaaatgaCTCAATAGAaggttaaaaagggaaaaataaaaaggaatgtttgttatatgttaaatagaaaaaaaattaaatcgtAGACATAAATCCAAATGTATCATAAATGACAgcaaatataaatggactatatTCTTCacttaaaagacaaagaaggagaaGCTGGTTGGAGCCTGTGACGCCTTGTTGTCTGAAGACTCTTCAGTCACTATGTCAAGCGACACAgatgtttctctttcttcatatGATGAAGATCAGGGATCTAAACTTATCCGAAAAGCTAGAGAGGCACCATTTGTCCCCATTGGAATGGCAGGTTTTGCAGCAATCGTTGCATATGGATTATATAAATTGAAGAGCAGGGGCAATACTAAAATGTCTGTTCACCTGATCCACATGCGCATGGCAGCCCAAGGCTTTGTTGCAGTACCAATGACTTTTGGTATGGGCTATTCCATGTATCGAGA
Above is a window of Balaenoptera ricei isolate mBalRic1 chromosome 19, mBalRic1.hap2, whole genome shotgun sequence DNA encoding:
- the LOC132353559 gene encoding HIG1 domain family member 1A, mitochondrial-like, which gives rise to MSSDTDVSLSSYDEDQGSKLIRKAREAPFVPIGMAGFAAIVAYGLYKLKSRGNTKMSVHLIHMRMAAQGFVAVPMTFGMGYSMYREFWAKPKP